Proteins from a genomic interval of Pirellulales bacterium:
- a CDS encoding OmpA family protein yields MCHNPQYAAWLAAFTGTIMLSGCAFAPRGELTAAQEQNRLLSEQSQSQQAEIDNLQTHNHKLEDKLIQSEEQLAALDQQAQADHKRLAALQSELSDGNGNRLPPGLSTQLANLSRRYPSLQYDTATGAAKLDSDVLFDPGQADLKDDAQQMLGEFARILRAPEARDLKLMVVGHTDALKIAKREVREKYPDNFHLSAARALAVADYLKQAGVPAQRIGVSGFGDHEPIASNTTAEERRLNRRVEIFVLPPEAPIVGWTETTTTLY; encoded by the coding sequence ATGTGTCATAATCCTCAATACGCCGCTTGGTTGGCGGCTTTCACAGGCACCATAATGCTTTCCGGCTGCGCGTTTGCGCCGCGGGGCGAATTGACCGCCGCCCAGGAACAAAATCGGCTGCTGTCGGAGCAAAGCCAGTCGCAGCAAGCCGAGATCGATAATCTACAAACGCACAACCACAAGCTGGAAGACAAGCTGATTCAGTCCGAAGAGCAGTTGGCGGCGCTGGATCAGCAAGCGCAGGCCGATCACAAACGCCTGGCCGCGCTGCAAAGCGAACTTTCCGACGGCAACGGAAATCGCTTGCCCCCCGGCTTGAGCACGCAGCTGGCCAATTTGTCGCGCCGCTACCCCAGCCTGCAGTACGATACCGCCACCGGCGCCGCCAAGCTCGATTCCGACGTGCTCTTCGATCCCGGCCAAGCCGATTTGAAAGACGATGCCCAACAAATGCTGGGCGAATTTGCCCGCATTCTGCGCGCCCCCGAAGCGCGCGATTTGAAGCTGATGGTCGTGGGGCACACCGACGCCTTAAAAATCGCCAAGCGCGAAGTGCGAGAAAAATATCCAGACAATTTCCATCTCAGCGCGGCCCGGGCCTTGGCCGTTGCCGATTATCTCAAGCAAGCCGGCGTCCCGGCACAGCGAATTGGCGTCTCGGGCTTTGGCGATCACGAGCCCATTGCCTCCAACACCACCGCCGAGGAACGGCGGCTCAATCGCCGGGTGGAAATTTTCGTGCTGCCGCCGGAGGCGCCCATCGTCGGTTGGACCGAAACCACGACGACGCTGTATTAG